In a single window of the Mesoplodon densirostris isolate mMesDen1 chromosome 16, mMesDen1 primary haplotype, whole genome shotgun sequence genome:
- the CLDN9 gene encoding claudin-9, whose protein sequence is MASTALELLGMTLAVLGWLGTLVSCALPLWKVTAFIGNSIVVAQVVWEGLWMSCVVQSTGQMQCKVYDSLLALPQDLQAARALCVIALLLALLGLLVAITGAQCTTCVEDEGAKARIVLTGGIILLLSGILVLIPVCWTAHAIIQDFYNPLVAEALKRELGASLYLGWAASALLMLGGGLLCCTCPPPQIDRPRGPRLGYSIPSRSGASGLDKRDYV, encoded by the coding sequence ATGGCTTCGACTGCTCTTGAACTCCTGGGCATGACCCTGGCTGTGCTGGGCTGGTTGGGGACCCTGGTGTCCTGCGCCCTGCCCCTGTGGAAGGTGACCGCCTTCATCGGCAACAGCATTGTGGTGGCCCAGGTGGTGTGGGAGGGGCTGTGGATGTCCTGCGTGGTGCAGAGCACCGGCCAGATGCAGTGCAAGGTGTACGACTCGCTGCTGGCGCTGCCCCAGGACCTGCAGGCGGCCCGAGCCCTCTGTGTTATCGCCCTCTTGCTGGCCCTGCTTGGCCTGCTGGTGGCCATCACGGGTGCACAGTGTACCACCTGCGTGGAGGATGAAGGCGCCAAGGCCCGCATTGTGCTCACCGGGGGGATCATCCTCCTCCTCTCAGGCATCCTGGTGCTCATCCCTGTGTGCTGGACCGCCCACGCCATCATCCAGGACTTCTACAACCCCCTGGTGGCTGAGGCCCTCAAGCGGGAGCTGGGAGCCTCTCTCTACCTGGGCTGGGCGGCGTCTGCCCTGCTTATGTTGGGCGGGGGCCTCCTCTGCTGCACATGCCCCCCGCCCCAGATCGACCGTCCCCGGGGACCGAGGTTGGGCTACTCTATCCCCTCCCGCTCGGGTGCATCTGGGCTGGACAAGAGAGACTACGTGTGA
- the TNFRSF12A gene encoding tumor necrosis factor receptor superfamily member 12A, with protein sequence MSPGPLRPLPRLLVLGLGLALLRAAAGERVPGTTPCSRGSSWSADLDKCMDCASCPTRPHSDFCLGCAAAPPASFRLLWPILGGALSLALVLGLLSGFLVWRRCRRREKFTTPIEETGGEGCPGVALIQ encoded by the exons ATGTCTCCTGGCCCGCTACGCCCGCTGCCGCGGCTCCTCgtgctggggctcgggctggcgCTGCTGCGCGCCGCGGCCGGGGAGCGAGTGCCAG GCACCACCCCCTGCTCTCGCGGCAGCTCCTGGAGCGCGGACCTAGACAAGTGCATGGACTGCGCATCGTGCCCCACGCGACCGCACAGCGACTTCTGCCTGGGCT GCGCTGCGGCCCCTCCAGCCTCCTTCAGGCTGCTGTGGCCCATCCTGGGGGGTGCCCTGAGCCTGGCCCTCGTTCTGGGGCTGCTTTCCGGATTCCTGGTCTGGAGACGGTGCCGCAGGAGAGAAAAGTTTACCA CCCCCATTGAGGAGACCGGTGGGGAGGGCTGCCCTGGCGTGGCGCTGATCCAGTGA
- the HCFC1R1 gene encoding host cell factor C1 regulator 1 isoform X4 encodes MILQQPLERRPQGRAQRDPRADSGASRGLDAREPLRKQFLSEENMVTHFSRLSLHNDHPYCSPPMAFPPALPPLRSPCSELLLWRYPGNLIPEALRLLRLGDTPTPHYPATPAGDIMEL; translated from the exons ATGATCTTGCAGCAACCCCTGGAGCGACGCCCCCAGGGTCGGGCCCAGCGCGACCCGCGGGCCGACTCAGGGGCGTCCCGAGGCCTGGACGCGAG GGAGCCCCTGCGCAAGCAGTTCCTGTCTGAGGAGAACATGGTCACCCACTTCTCTAGACTCAGCCTGCACAATGACCACCCTTACTGCAGcccccccatggctttccccccagctctgcccccacTCAG AAGCCCTTGCTCTGAGCTGCTTCTCTGGCGCTACCCTGGGAACCTGATCCCTGAGGCGCTCCGGTTGCTGAGGCTGGgggacacccccaccccccactatCCTGCAACCCCAGCTGGGGACATAATGGAGCTCTGA
- the CLDN6 gene encoding claudin-6, with protein sequence MASAGLQILGIILTLLGWVNALVSCALPLWKVTAFIGNSIVVAQVVWEGLWMSCVVQSTGQMQCKVYDSLLALPQDLQAARALCVITLLVVLLGLLVYLAGAKCTTCVEDKDSKARLVLISGIIFVISGVLTLIPVCWTAHTIIQDFYNPLVAEAQKRELGASLYLGWAASGLLLLGGGLLCCTCPSGGSRGSSHYMARYSASAPHTASRGPSEYPTKNYV encoded by the coding sequence ATGGCCTCTGCTGGTCTGCAAATCCTGGGGATCATCCTGACACTGCTTGGCTGGGTGAATGCCCTGGTGTCCTGCGCCCTGCCCCTGTGGAAGGTGACCGCCTTCATCGGCAACAGCATTGTGGTGGCCCAGGTGGTGTGGGAGGGGCTGTGGATGTCCTGCGTGGTGCAGAGCACCGGCCAGATGCAGTGCAAGGTGTACGACTCGCTGCTGGCGCTGCCCCAGGACCTGCAGGCGGCCCGAGCCCTCTGTGTCATCACTCTCCTAGTGGTCCTGCTCGGCCTGCTGGTCTACCTCGCAGGGGCCAAGTGCACCACCTGTGTGGAGGACAAAGACTCCAAGGCCCGTCTGGTGCTCATCTCTGGGATCATCTTTGTCATCTCAGGAGTCCTGACCCTGATCCCCGTGTGCTGGACGGCCCACACCATCATCCAGGACTTCTACAACCCCCTGGTGGCCGAGGCCCAAAAGCGGGAGCTGGGAGCCTCCCTCTACCTGGGCTGGGCAGCTTCTGGCCTTTTGTTGCTGGGTGGGGGGCTACTGTGCTGCACCTGCCCCTCTGGGGGGTCCCGGGGCTCCAGCCATTATATGGCCCGATACTCGGCATCAGCCCCGCATACTGCCTCTCGGGGTCCCTCTGAGTACCCCACTAAGAATTACGTCTAA
- the HCFC1R1 gene encoding host cell factor C1 regulator 1 isoform X1, whose translation MILQQPLERRPQGRAQRDPRADSGASRGLDASSPLRGAVPMSTKRRLEEEQLPASPSLPREPLRKQFLSEENMVTHFSRLSLHNDHPYCSPPMAFPPALPPLRSPCSELLLWRYPGNLIPEALRLLRLGDTPTPHYPATPAGDIMEL comes from the exons ATGATCTTGCAGCAACCCCTGGAGCGACGCCCCCAGGGTCGGGCCCAGCGCGACCCGCGGGCCGACTCAGGGGCGTCCCGAGGCCTGGACGCGAG CTCCCCTCTCCGAGGAGCTGTGCCCATGAGCACCAAGCGTCGCCTGGAGGAGGAGCA GCTGCCTGCCTCCCCGTCTCTCCCCAGGGAGCCCCTGCGCAAGCAGTTCCTGTCTGAGGAGAACATGGTCACCCACTTCTCTAGACTCAGCCTGCACAATGACCACCCTTACTGCAGcccccccatggctttccccccagctctgcccccacTCAG AAGCCCTTGCTCTGAGCTGCTTCTCTGGCGCTACCCTGGGAACCTGATCCCTGAGGCGCTCCGGTTGCTGAGGCTGGgggacacccccaccccccactatCCTGCAACCCCAGCTGGGGACATAATGGAGCTCTGA
- the THOC6 gene encoding THO complex subunit 6 homolog isoform X1: protein MERAMPQAVPLGQMEVFQALQRLHMIIFSQNVSPCGKFLAAGNNYGQIAIFSLSAALSSEAKEESKKPMVTFQAHDGPVYSMVSTDRHLLSAGDGEVKAWLWAEILKKGCKELWRRQPPYRTSLEVPEINALLLVPKENSLILAGGDCQLHTMDLETGTFTRALWGHTDYIHCLALRERSPEVLSGGEDGAVRLWDLRTAKEVQTIEVYKHEECSRPHNGRWIGCLATDSDWMVCGGGPALTLWHLRSSTPTTVFPMRAPQKHVTFYQDLILSAGQGRCVNQWQLSGELKAQVPGSSPGLLSLSLNQQPAAPECKVLTAAGNSCRVDVFTNLGYRAFSLSF, encoded by the exons ATGGAGCGAGCCATGCCGCAAGCGGTGCCTCTGGGTCAG ATGGAAGTATTTCAGGCCCTGCAGCGGCTGCACATGATCATTTTTTCCCAGAATGTCTCACCCTGTGGGAAGTTCCTGGCAGCTGGCAACAATTATGGGCAGATAGCCATCTTTAG CTTGTCTGCTGCTTTGAGCTCTGAGGCCAAAGAGGAAAGTAAGAAGCCTATGGTGACCTTCCAAG CCCACGATGGACCCGTCTACAGCATGGTCTCCACTGATCGACATCTGCTcagtgctggggatggggaggtgaAGGCCTGGCTTTGGGCAGAGATCCTTAAGAAG GGCTGTAAGGAGCTGTGGCGTCGTCAGCCCCCATACAG GACCAGTCTGGAAGTACCTGAGATCAATGCTTTGCTTCTCGTCCCCAAG GAGAATTCCCTCATCCTGGCGGGGGGAGACTGTCAGCTGCATACGATGGACCTTGAGACGGGGACCTTCACA CGGGCCCTCTGGGGCCACACGGACTACATCCACTGCCTGGCACTGCGGGAGCGGAGCCCCGAGGTGCTGTCAGGTGGCGAGGATGGGGCCGTGCGGCTTTGGG ACCTCCGCACGGCCAAGGAGGTCCAGACAATTGAGGTCTACAAGCATGAG gagTGCTCGAGGCCCCACAATGGGCGCTGGATTGGATGTTTGGCAACTGACTCCGACTGGATG GTCTGTGGAGGTGGCCCAGCACTAACCCTCTGGCACCTTCGATCCTCCACACCCACCACCGTCTTCCCCATGCGGGCACCACAGAAGCACGTTACCTTCTACCAGGACTTG ATTCTATCAGCTGGACAGGGTCGCTGTGTCAATCAGTGGCAGCTGAGCGGGGAGCTCAAGGCCCAGGTGCCTGGCTCCTCCCCAGGGCTGCTAAGCCTCAGCCTCAACCAGCAACCAGCAGCCCCTGAGTGCAAG GTCCTGACAGCCGCAGGCAACAGCTGCAGGGTGGATGTCTTCACCAATCTGGGCTACCGAGCTTTCTCCCTGTCCTTCTGA
- the BICDL2 gene encoding BICD family-like cargo adapter 2, with product MSSPEGPSFPSGLLSGGTSPSSNEGFFPFVLERRDSFLGGGPRPEEPEDLALQLQQKEKDLLLAAELGKMLLERNEELQQRLEMLSAQHSEHEERLQQENHELRRGLAARGAEWEARTVELEGDVEALRAQLGEQRSEQQDSGRERARALSELSEQNLRLSQQLAQASQTEQELQRELDRLRGQCQAQALAGAELRTRLECLQGENQMLQSRRQDLEAQIRGLCEEVEKGQGRLQATHEELLLLRRERQEHSLELELARSEAGEALSALRRLQRRVSELEEESRLQDANISGASLQLELAHSLDSDKDQDQNADRGGDALATLSPETQEASSHQPSPQEERLEPPRKRASLSPAEILEEKAAEVVRLQDEVALQREELQSLREELQRQKELRAQEDPEEVLSGALSDRDEAVNKSLELALELGRVSLERDSLSRELLRTIRQKVALTQELEAWQDDMQVVIGQQLRSQRQKELSAAGSAPSRAQPRLGPGPAGGFFSNLFRRT from the exons ATGAGCTCCCCAGAAGGGCCCAGCTTCCCATCCGGGCTGCTCTCCGGGGGCACCTCCCCCAGCAGCAATGAGGGCTTCTTCCCCTTCGTGCTGGAGCGGCGGGACTCATTCCTGGGAGGGGGCCCAAGGCCTGAGGAGCCCGAGGACCTGGCCCTGCAGCTGCAGCAGAAGGAGAAAGACCTGTTGTTGGCCGCAGAGCTTGGCAAGATGCTTCTGGAGCGCAATGAGGAGCTGCAGCAGCGGCTGGAGATGCTGAGCGCCCAGCACTCTGAGCATGAGGAA CGGCTGCAGCAGGAGAACCATGAGCTCCGCCGAGGCCTGGCAGCCCGGGGAGCCGAGTGGGAGGCCAGGACTGTGGAGCTGGAGGGGGACGTGGAGGCCCTTCGGGCCCAGCTGGGGGAGCAGCGTTCTGAGCAGCAGGACAGCGGACGGGAGCGGGCACGCGCCCTCAGTGAACTCAGTGAACAGAACCTCCGGCTCAGCCAGCAGCTGGCCCAG gcCTCCCAGACTGAGCAGGAGCTTCAGAGAGAATTGGATAGACTTCGGGGGCAGTGCCAGGCTCAAGCCTTGGCTGGGGCAGAGTTGAGGACACGGCTGGAGTGTCTGCAGGGGGAG AATCAGATGCTCCAGAGTCGCCGACAGGACCTGGAGGCCCAGATTCGAGGTCTGTGTGAGGAGGTGGAGAAGGGCCAAGGCAGGCTACAGGCAACCCATGAGGAGCTGCTGCTGCTACGGCGGGAGAGGCAGGAGCACAGTCTGGAG CTGGAACTCGCGCGCTCCGAGGCGGGGGAGGCACTGAGTGCGCTGCGGAGGCTGCAGCGGCGGGTCTCGGAGCTGGAGGAGGAGTCGCGCCTCCAGGACGCCAACATCTCAGGAGCCTCGCTGCAGTTAGAGCTTGCCCATAGCCTCGACAGCGACAAGGACCAAGACCAGAACGCGGACAGAGGCGGAGATGCTCTG GCCACTCTGTCCCCGGAGACCCAAGAGGCATCCAGCCACCAGCCTTCGCCCCAGGAGGAGAGGTTGGAGCCTCCCAGGAAGCGAGCATCCCTGAGCCCAGCGGAGATACTGGAAGAGAAGGCGGCGGAAGTGGTCCGGTTGCAGGATGAG GTGGCGCTGCAGCGGGAAGAGCTACAGTCCCTGCGGGAGGAGCTGCAAAGGCAGAAGGAACTGCGGGCGCAGGAGGATCCCGAGGAGGTCTTAAGCGGCGCCCTCTCGGATCGGGACGAGGCCGTGAACAA GTCGCTGGAACTGGCCCTAGAGCTCGGCCGCGTTTCTCTGGAGCGCGACTCCCTCTCCCGGGAGCTGCTTCGCACCATACGCCAGAAGGTGGCGCTGACGCAAGAGCTGGAGGCCTGGCAG GACGACATGCAGGTGGTCATCGGACAGCAGCTGCGATCACAACGCCAGAAAGAGCTGAGTGCGGCTGGATCCGCCCCGAGCCGCGCCCAGCCACGCCTCGGCCCTGGGCCCGCCGGCGGCTTCTTCAGCAACCTCTTCCGAAGGACCTGA
- the THOC6 gene encoding THO complex subunit 6 homolog isoform X2 — MVTFQAHDGPVYSMVSTDRHLLSAGDGEVKAWLWAEILKKGCKELWRRQPPYRTSLEVPEINALLLVPKENSLILAGGDCQLHTMDLETGTFTRALWGHTDYIHCLALRERSPEVLSGGEDGAVRLWDLRTAKEVQTIEVYKHEECSRPHNGRWIGCLATDSDWMVCGGGPALTLWHLRSSTPTTVFPMRAPQKHVTFYQDLILSAGQGRCVNQWQLSGELKAQVPGSSPGLLSLSLNQQPAAPECKVLTAAGNSCRVDVFTNLGYRAFSLSF; from the exons ATGGTGACCTTCCAAG CCCACGATGGACCCGTCTACAGCATGGTCTCCACTGATCGACATCTGCTcagtgctggggatggggaggtgaAGGCCTGGCTTTGGGCAGAGATCCTTAAGAAG GGCTGTAAGGAGCTGTGGCGTCGTCAGCCCCCATACAG GACCAGTCTGGAAGTACCTGAGATCAATGCTTTGCTTCTCGTCCCCAAG GAGAATTCCCTCATCCTGGCGGGGGGAGACTGTCAGCTGCATACGATGGACCTTGAGACGGGGACCTTCACA CGGGCCCTCTGGGGCCACACGGACTACATCCACTGCCTGGCACTGCGGGAGCGGAGCCCCGAGGTGCTGTCAGGTGGCGAGGATGGGGCCGTGCGGCTTTGGG ACCTCCGCACGGCCAAGGAGGTCCAGACAATTGAGGTCTACAAGCATGAG gagTGCTCGAGGCCCCACAATGGGCGCTGGATTGGATGTTTGGCAACTGACTCCGACTGGATG GTCTGTGGAGGTGGCCCAGCACTAACCCTCTGGCACCTTCGATCCTCCACACCCACCACCGTCTTCCCCATGCGGGCACCACAGAAGCACGTTACCTTCTACCAGGACTTG ATTCTATCAGCTGGACAGGGTCGCTGTGTCAATCAGTGGCAGCTGAGCGGGGAGCTCAAGGCCCAGGTGCCTGGCTCCTCCCCAGGGCTGCTAAGCCTCAGCCTCAACCAGCAACCAGCAGCCCCTGAGTGCAAG GTCCTGACAGCCGCAGGCAACAGCTGCAGGGTGGATGTCTTCACCAATCTGGGCTACCGAGCTTTCTCCCTGTCCTTCTGA
- the HCFC1R1 gene encoding host cell factor C1 regulator 1 isoform X5 yields MSTKRRLEEEQLPASPSLPREPLRKQFLSEENMVTHFSRLSLHNDHPYCSPPMAFPPALPPLRSPCSELLLWRYPGNLIPEALRLLRLGDTPTPHYPATPAGDIMEL; encoded by the exons ATGAGCACCAAGCGTCGCCTGGAGGAGGAGCA GCTGCCTGCCTCCCCGTCTCTCCCCAGGGAGCCCCTGCGCAAGCAGTTCCTGTCTGAGGAGAACATGGTCACCCACTTCTCTAGACTCAGCCTGCACAATGACCACCCTTACTGCAGcccccccatggctttccccccagctctgcccccacTCAG AAGCCCTTGCTCTGAGCTGCTTCTCTGGCGCTACCCTGGGAACCTGATCCCTGAGGCGCTCCGGTTGCTGAGGCTGGgggacacccccaccccccactatCCTGCAACCCCAGCTGGGGACATAATGGAGCTCTGA
- the HCFC1R1 gene encoding host cell factor C1 regulator 1 isoform X2, which produces MILQQPLERRPQGRAQRDPRADSGASRGLDARSPSDYLSSEYPRLPASPSLPREPLRKQFLSEENMVTHFSRLSLHNDHPYCSPPMAFPPALPPLRSPCSELLLWRYPGNLIPEALRLLRLGDTPTPHYPATPAGDIMEL; this is translated from the exons ATGATCTTGCAGCAACCCCTGGAGCGACGCCCCCAGGGTCGGGCCCAGCGCGACCCGCGGGCCGACTCAGGGGCGTCCCGAGGCCTGGACGCGAG GTCCCCATCAGACTACCTCTCTTCTGAATATCCCAGGCTGCCTGCCTCCCCGTCTCTCCCCAGGGAGCCCCTGCGCAAGCAGTTCCTGTCTGAGGAGAACATGGTCACCCACTTCTCTAGACTCAGCCTGCACAATGACCACCCTTACTGCAGcccccccatggctttccccccagctctgcccccacTCAG AAGCCCTTGCTCTGAGCTGCTTCTCTGGCGCTACCCTGGGAACCTGATCCCTGAGGCGCTCCGGTTGCTGAGGCTGGgggacacccccaccccccactatCCTGCAACCCCAGCTGGGGACATAATGGAGCTCTGA
- the HCFC1R1 gene encoding host cell factor C1 regulator 1 isoform X3, which yields MILQQPLERRPQGRAQRDPRADSGASRGLDASSPLRGAVPMSTKRRLEEEQEPLRKQFLSEENMVTHFSRLSLHNDHPYCSPPMAFPPALPPLRSPCSELLLWRYPGNLIPEALRLLRLGDTPTPHYPATPAGDIMEL from the exons ATGATCTTGCAGCAACCCCTGGAGCGACGCCCCCAGGGTCGGGCCCAGCGCGACCCGCGGGCCGACTCAGGGGCGTCCCGAGGCCTGGACGCGAG CTCCCCTCTCCGAGGAGCTGTGCCCATGAGCACCAAGCGTCGCCTGGAGGAGGAGCA GGAGCCCCTGCGCAAGCAGTTCCTGTCTGAGGAGAACATGGTCACCCACTTCTCTAGACTCAGCCTGCACAATGACCACCCTTACTGCAGcccccccatggctttccccccagctctgcccccacTCAG AAGCCCTTGCTCTGAGCTGCTTCTCTGGCGCTACCCTGGGAACCTGATCCCTGAGGCGCTCCGGTTGCTGAGGCTGGgggacacccccaccccccactatCCTGCAACCCCAGCTGGGGACATAATGGAGCTCTGA